A genomic window from Serratia liquefaciens includes:
- a CDS encoding PAS domain-containing protein encodes MSQTLDSAQLLSALDKVMVISTTDLQGTITYVNDLFCQLTGFSREELVGQPHNIVRHPSVPKAIYKEMWDTIKAGNIWTGIIPNVGKGGVLYVVDTTVQPLYDAQGKIEAYISIRRVINDLMTDFDSVEFSKEQFDNHYDK; translated from the coding sequence ATGAGCCAGACCCTCGATTCCGCCCAGCTGCTGTCCGCACTGGACAAAGTGATGGTGATCTCCACCACCGACCTGCAAGGCACCATCACCTATGTCAACGACCTGTTTTGCCAGCTCACCGGCTTTAGCCGGGAAGAACTGGTGGGGCAACCCCACAACATCGTGCGCCACCCCTCCGTCCCCAAGGCCATCTATAAAGAGATGTGGGATACCATTAAAGCCGGAAATATCTGGACCGGCATCATTCCCAACGTTGGCAAAGGTGGCGTGCTGTATGTGGTCGACACCACCGTGCAGCCGCTCTATGACGCTCAGGGCAAGATCGAGGCCTACATCAGTATCCGCCGTGTGATCAACGATCTGATGACCGATTTCGACTCCGTCGAATTCTCCAAAGAACAGTTCGACAACCACTACGATAAGTAA
- the dld gene encoding D-lactate dehydrogenase — MTQSTSATNQAFLSKLKSIVGGPQLLTGERSTERYRKGFRSGEGQALAVVFPTRLLQLWQLLEACVAADKIVIMQAANTGLTEGSTPSGNDYDRDIVIISTLRLNHVQVLDNGKQVVGFPGSTLNQLEKLLKPYGREPHSVIGSSCIGASVIGGVCNNSGGSLVKRGPAYTEMALYAQLGEDGQLRLVNHLDINLGDTPEEILTRLEKGDYRPEDVEHGELRASDNEYASRVRDVDADTPSRFNADKRRLYEASGCAGKLAVFAVRLDTFEKEGKEQVFYIGTNDTAVLTELRRHMLSKFDNLPVAGEYMHRDIFDIAEVYGKDTFMMIDKLGTDQMPTFFTLKGRMDASLNKLPLLPHNLTDRLMQGLSHLAPSHLPKRMKEYRERFEHHLLLKMAGPGVEEAQQYLSQYFAEANGAFFVCTPDEGKKAFLHRFAAAGAAVRYHAVHADKVEDILALDIALRRNDTDWFETLPPEIDSQLVHKLYYGHFMCHVFHQDYVVKKGVDSHALKEKMLEILNQRGAEYPAEHNVGHLYPAKPDLQAFYRSADPTNSFNPGLGKTSKRKHWAGNGQ; from the coding sequence ATGACGCAGTCCACCAGCGCCACCAACCAGGCGTTTCTCAGTAAGCTCAAAAGCATCGTCGGTGGCCCGCAGCTGCTGACCGGTGAACGCAGCACCGAACGTTACCGCAAAGGCTTCCGCTCCGGCGAGGGCCAGGCGCTGGCGGTGGTGTTCCCGACACGCCTGCTGCAGTTGTGGCAGTTGCTTGAGGCCTGCGTCGCCGCCGATAAAATCGTCATCATGCAGGCGGCGAACACCGGTCTGACCGAAGGTTCAACGCCCAGCGGCAACGACTATGACCGTGATATCGTCATTATCAGCACCCTGCGCCTCAATCATGTGCAGGTGTTGGACAATGGTAAACAGGTGGTCGGCTTCCCCGGCAGTACCCTCAACCAGTTGGAAAAACTGCTCAAGCCTTATGGCCGCGAACCGCATTCGGTAATTGGCTCGTCCTGCATCGGCGCTTCGGTGATCGGCGGCGTGTGCAACAACTCCGGCGGTTCACTGGTCAAACGCGGCCCTGCCTATACCGAGATGGCGCTGTATGCCCAACTGGGTGAAGACGGTCAGCTGCGTCTGGTTAACCATCTGGACATTAACCTCGGTGATACGCCGGAAGAGATACTTACCCGCCTGGAGAAAGGCGACTACCGGCCGGAAGATGTCGAGCACGGCGAACTGCGTGCCTCCGACAATGAATACGCCAGCCGCGTACGCGACGTTGATGCCGATACGCCCTCCCGTTTTAACGCCGACAAGCGCCGCCTGTACGAAGCCTCCGGCTGCGCAGGCAAACTGGCGGTATTTGCCGTGCGGCTGGACACCTTCGAGAAAGAGGGTAAAGAGCAGGTGTTTTACATCGGGACTAACGACACCGCGGTATTGACCGAACTGCGCCGCCACATGCTGAGCAAGTTTGACAACCTGCCGGTTGCCGGCGAATACATGCACCGGGATATTTTTGATATCGCCGAAGTGTATGGCAAAGACACCTTTATGATGATCGACAAGCTCGGCACCGATCAGATGCCGACCTTCTTCACCCTGAAAGGCCGCATGGACGCCAGCCTCAACAAACTGCCGTTGCTGCCGCATAACCTGACCGACCGTCTGATGCAGGGCCTGAGCCATCTGGCGCCCAGCCACCTGCCTAAGCGCATGAAAGAGTATCGCGAGCGCTTTGAACACCACCTGCTGCTGAAAATGGCCGGGCCGGGCGTCGAAGAGGCGCAGCAGTATCTGAGCCAATACTTTGCCGAGGCCAACGGGGCGTTCTTCGTCTGCACCCCGGATGAAGGCAAGAAGGCCTTCCTGCACCGCTTTGCCGCCGCCGGAGCCGCGGTGCGTTACCATGCGGTGCACGCCGACAAGGTCGAGGATATTTTGGCGCTGGATATCGCGCTGCGCCGCAACGATACCGACTGGTTCGAAACCCTGCCGCCGGAAATCGACAGCCAACTGGTGCACAAGCTGTATTACGGCCACTTTATGTGTCACGTCTTCCACCAGGATTATGTGGTGAAAAAAGGCGTCGACAGCCATGCGCTCAAGGAAAAGATGTTGGAGATCCTCAACCAACGCGGCGCAGAGTACCCGGCGGAACATAACGTCGGCCATCTCTACCCCGCCAAGCCGGATTTGCAGGCGTTCTACCGCAGCGCCGATCCCACCAACAGCTTTAACCCCGGTTTGGGCAAAACCAGCAAGCGGAAGCACTGGGCCGGTAACGGTCAATAA
- the map gene encoding type I methionyl aminopeptidase — protein MKQIVIKTPEEIVKMRHSGALLAKVFAMLDEVIVEGISTMEINDRAEAFIVDELKSRPSTKGQYGFPYVLNTSIDEVICHGVPSASKILRSGMIVNVDITLEHDGYIADSSKMYCIGQITPLAKRLVNNVYESMWQGIRVVKPGATLGDIGHAIQQHAEKAGYSIVREYCGHGIGRDMHEEPAVMHFGQPGTGMVLQEGMVFTIEPMINQGDHRIKQKKDGWTVVTRDKKLSAQWEHTVAVTADGVEILTLRDEERQAGYKE, from the coding sequence GTGAAACAGATTGTGATCAAAACACCGGAAGAGATTGTCAAAATGCGTCACTCTGGCGCGCTGCTGGCAAAGGTGTTTGCTATGCTCGATGAGGTGATAGTCGAAGGCATCTCCACGATGGAGATTAACGACCGCGCCGAAGCCTTTATCGTTGATGAGCTGAAATCACGCCCGTCTACAAAAGGACAGTACGGTTTTCCCTATGTGCTCAATACCTCGATTGACGAAGTGATCTGCCACGGCGTTCCGTCGGCCAGCAAAATACTGCGCTCCGGCATGATCGTTAACGTCGACATTACGCTGGAACACGACGGCTATATTGCCGACTCCAGCAAAATGTACTGCATTGGACAGATCACGCCGCTGGCCAAACGGCTGGTGAATAACGTGTATGAGTCTATGTGGCAAGGCATCCGCGTGGTGAAACCGGGCGCGACGCTGGGGGATATCGGCCATGCGATCCAACAGCACGCAGAAAAAGCCGGCTACAGCATAGTGCGGGAATACTGCGGTCACGGCATCGGCCGCGATATGCATGAAGAACCGGCGGTGATGCACTTTGGCCAACCGGGCACCGGTATGGTGCTGCAGGAAGGCATGGTCTTTACCATCGAGCCGATGATCAACCAGGGTGACCACCGCATTAAGCAAAAGAAAGACGGTTGGACAGTGGTTACGCGTGATAAAAAGCTGTCTGCCCAGTGGGAGCACACCGTTGCGGTTACCGCCGACGGCGTGGAAATCCTGACGCTGCGCGACGAAGAGCGCCAGGCTGGTTACAAAGAATGA
- a CDS encoding ParD-like family protein has protein sequence MGIVKISDALHDDLRLASLTMTRSINAQAEYWIKIGMLAEFHPELTYPQLVKKMMKDNAMTLKEIVG, from the coding sequence ATGGGCATTGTGAAAATTTCAGACGCGCTGCATGACGATCTGCGCCTCGCCAGCCTGACGATGACGCGTTCGATCAACGCGCAGGCGGAATACTGGATCAAGATCGGCATGCTGGCGGAGTTCCATCCGGAACTGACCTACCCCCAACTGGTAAAAAAAATGATGAAAGATAACGCGATGACGTTAAAGGAGATTGTCGGGTGA
- the ddlA gene encoding D-alanine--D-alanine ligase, whose amino-acid sequence MTKLRVGVIFGGKSAEHEVSLQSAKNIVDAIDKEKFDVTLLGIDKQGHWHINDASNYLLNAENPALIALNRSNKNVALIPGQEKQQLIESGSAGALGQLDVVFPIVHGTLGEDGSLQGLLRMANLPFVGAGVLGSAVSMDKDVTKRLLRDAGLAVAPFVTLTRSNRAKFSFEQLSERLGLPLFVKPANQGSSVGVSKVQDRAGYEAAVALAFSFDHKVLVESAIVGREIECAVLGNDEPQASLCGEIVLSDAFYSYDTKYINEQGAQVVVPAAIAPEVSDKIREVALKAFRALECFGLARVDVFLTPDNNVVINEINTLPGFTNISMYPKLWAASGISYSQLITRLIELALERHQQDRALNSSVFDR is encoded by the coding sequence GTGACCAAATTACGTGTTGGGGTGATCTTCGGCGGTAAATCGGCGGAGCATGAGGTTTCACTGCAGTCGGCAAAAAACATTGTGGATGCCATAGACAAAGAGAAGTTTGACGTCACATTGCTGGGGATAGACAAACAGGGGCACTGGCACATCAACGATGCGTCCAACTACCTGCTGAATGCGGAAAACCCGGCGCTGATTGCGTTGAACCGCTCAAATAAAAATGTAGCGCTGATCCCCGGTCAGGAAAAACAGCAGTTGATTGAGTCAGGTAGCGCCGGTGCGTTAGGCCAGCTCGACGTGGTATTCCCGATCGTGCACGGCACGCTGGGGGAAGATGGGTCATTGCAGGGGCTGCTGCGGATGGCCAATCTGCCGTTCGTCGGCGCCGGCGTGCTGGGGTCTGCAGTCAGCATGGACAAAGACGTTACCAAACGCCTGCTGCGTGATGCCGGGCTGGCGGTCGCGCCTTTTGTAACCCTGACGCGCAGCAACCGCGCCAAATTCAGTTTTGAACAGCTCAGCGAACGCCTGGGCCTGCCGCTGTTTGTTAAACCGGCTAACCAGGGCTCTTCGGTGGGGGTGAGCAAAGTGCAGGATCGCGCAGGCTATGAGGCCGCGGTGGCGCTGGCGTTCAGCTTCGATCACAAGGTGCTGGTGGAGTCGGCGATTGTCGGTCGCGAAATCGAGTGTGCGGTGCTGGGCAATGACGAACCGCAGGCCAGCCTGTGTGGCGAAATCGTGCTGAGCGATGCCTTCTACTCGTACGACACCAAGTACATCAATGAGCAGGGCGCTCAGGTGGTGGTACCGGCGGCGATTGCGCCAGAGGTGAGCGACAAAATCCGCGAGGTGGCGCTGAAAGCCTTCCGGGCGCTGGAATGTTTCGGTTTGGCGCGCGTGGACGTGTTCCTGACGCCGGACAACAACGTGGTGATCAACGAGATCAACACGCTGCCGGGCTTCACCAATATCAGCATGTATCCCAAACTGTGGGCTGCCAGCGGCATCAGCTACAGCCAACTGATTACCCGTCTGATTGAGCTGGCGCTGGAGCGCCATCAGCAGGATCGTGCGTTGAACAGTTCGGTATTCGATCGCTAA
- a CDS encoding ABC transporter substrate-binding protein: MKSLKTLIAAGCLLAAGSTLAAENTLRFGLEALYPPFESKSASGQLVGFDIDLGNAVCAAAQLKCSWVETSFDSLIPALKARKFDAINSAMNVTDQRRQAIDFTDSIYQVPNRLIAKADSGLLPNATSLAGKHVGVLQGSIQETYAKAHWAPQGVEVVSYQDQNQAYLDLTAGRLDATLVMAPSGQSGFLAHPDGKGFAFVGDAVSDDKILGEGIAFGLRKGDEALKKKLNEAIVKVKQQGTVSELAKKYFGDIDVTVK; encoded by the coding sequence ATGAAATCACTGAAAACGTTGATCGCCGCAGGCTGCCTGCTGGCCGCCGGTTCCACGCTGGCGGCGGAAAACACGCTGCGCTTCGGCCTGGAAGCGTTGTACCCACCCTTCGAATCCAAATCCGCCAGCGGCCAGCTTGTCGGCTTTGATATCGATCTGGGCAACGCCGTTTGCGCCGCCGCCCAGCTGAAATGCAGCTGGGTCGAAACCTCTTTCGACAGCCTGATCCCGGCGCTGAAGGCGCGCAAGTTTGACGCCATCAACTCGGCGATGAACGTCACCGATCAGCGTCGCCAGGCCATCGACTTCACCGATTCAATCTATCAGGTACCGAACCGCCTGATCGCCAAGGCCGACAGCGGCCTGTTGCCGAACGCCACCTCGCTGGCAGGCAAACACGTCGGCGTGCTGCAAGGCTCGATTCAGGAGACTTATGCCAAGGCACACTGGGCGCCGCAGGGCGTGGAAGTGGTGTCTTATCAGGATCAGAACCAGGCCTATCTTGACCTGACCGCCGGGCGTCTCGACGCCACGCTGGTGATGGCCCCGTCGGGACAAAGCGGCTTCCTGGCGCACCCGGACGGCAAGGGCTTTGCCTTCGTCGGCGATGCGGTCAGCGACGATAAAATCCTTGGCGAGGGCATTGCTTTCGGCCTGCGTAAAGGCGATGAGGCGCTGAAGAAAAAACTGAATGAGGCGATCGTCAAAGTGAAGCAGCAAGGCACGGTGAGCGAGCTGGCGAAGAAATATTTTGGCGATATTGACGTAACGGTGAAGTAA
- a CDS encoding pyridoxal phosphate-dependent aminotransferase, which yields MQSACSQRSKLPDVGTTIFTVIGQLSAEHQALNLSQGAPNFACEPQLVEAVSQAMRAGHNQYAPMSGVAALRTALADKVERLYGARYDADEEITVIASASEGLYSAISALVHPGDEVIYFEPAFDSYAPIVRLQGATPVAIKLSLEDLHIDWDQVAAAINSKTRMIIVNSPHNPTGSVFGEHDIERLTALTRNTDIVILSDEVYEHVVFDGDIHHSMARHPQLAERSVIVSSFGKTYHVTGWRVGYCMAPAALMDEIRKVHQFMVFSADTPMQYAFAEALANPQSYLGLAAFYQQKRDLLANALQDSRFELLPSRGSFFMLARFSGFSSESDNDFAVRLIREAKVATIPLSAFYSDGTNTGIIRLSFSKDNQTLLEGARRLCQV from the coding sequence ATGCAGAGCGCCTGCTCACAACGTTCGAAGTTGCCGGACGTCGGCACCACTATTTTTACCGTTATCGGCCAGCTCAGCGCCGAACACCAGGCTCTGAACCTGTCGCAGGGCGCACCGAACTTCGCCTGTGAACCGCAGTTGGTTGAGGCAGTGTCGCAAGCCATGCGCGCAGGACATAACCAATATGCGCCAATGAGCGGCGTGGCGGCATTACGCACCGCGCTGGCGGATAAAGTTGAACGATTGTATGGCGCGCGCTACGACGCTGACGAAGAAATCACGGTCATAGCCAGTGCCAGCGAAGGATTGTATTCCGCTATCAGCGCATTGGTGCACCCTGGCGATGAGGTGATTTATTTCGAACCGGCCTTCGACAGCTACGCGCCGATCGTACGCCTGCAGGGCGCCACCCCGGTGGCCATCAAACTGTCGCTGGAAGATCTGCATATTGACTGGGACCAAGTCGCCGCCGCCATCAACAGCAAAACGCGGATGATCATCGTCAACAGCCCGCATAACCCGACCGGCAGCGTGTTTGGCGAACATGATATCGAACGACTGACCGCCCTGACGCGCAACACCGATATCGTCATTCTGTCCGACGAGGTTTACGAACACGTGGTGTTCGATGGCGATATTCATCACAGCATGGCACGCCACCCGCAGTTGGCCGAACGCAGCGTGATCGTTTCGTCGTTTGGCAAAACCTATCACGTCACCGGCTGGCGCGTCGGTTACTGCATGGCACCGGCGGCATTGATGGACGAGATCCGCAAGGTACACCAGTTTATGGTGTTTTCCGCCGATACCCCGATGCAGTACGCCTTCGCCGAAGCCTTGGCTAATCCGCAAAGTTATTTAGGGCTGGCGGCTTTCTACCAGCAGAAACGCGACCTGCTGGCGAACGCCCTGCAAGATTCGCGCTTTGAATTGCTGCCCAGCCGTGGCAGTTTCTTTATGCTGGCCCGCTTTAGCGGTTTCAGCAGCGAAAGCGACAACGATTTTGCGGTGCGTCTGATCCGCGAGGCCAAAGTCGCCACTATCCCGCTGTCGGCGTTTTACAGCGACGGCACCAATACCGGTATTATTCGACTGAGTTTTTCAAAAGATAACCAGACCCTGCTGGAGGGCGCACGCCGTCTGTGTCAGGTGTAA
- a CDS encoding LysR substrate-binding domain-containing protein, giving the protein MLSSLPSLDVLKTFLVVAQRLNFTHAAQSLHLTQGAVSRQILGLEQHLGYPLFSRRARGLTLTPQGAMLLPPVQQALGLLDEALTRVGTQPGTLRIKCPTCAMRWVLPRIIRLQNERPEMHIELTASVSHGLDFGAEHFDAAVVFGQPQGKKLAVHHLFDEILTPVCTPIYLPDLCRPPTLADLADKTLLHPTRDRRDWLLWLKAAGQETLPSGKGQHFETLDLAMSAALQGFGIAIGDLCLLEEDIQAQRIVTPFPLSVVSGAAYYLVYPEQAVLPPALTALVDFLGDEAAQSRARLKNYRPTCANSL; this is encoded by the coding sequence ATGTTGTCATCACTGCCGTCGCTCGACGTACTGAAAACCTTTTTGGTGGTGGCCCAGCGCCTTAATTTCACGCATGCCGCCCAGAGTCTGCACCTGACGCAGGGCGCAGTCAGCCGGCAAATACTGGGGCTGGAACAGCATCTGGGTTATCCGTTGTTTAGCCGACGTGCGCGCGGTCTGACCCTGACGCCACAGGGGGCCATGCTGCTGCCCCCGGTGCAGCAGGCCCTGGGACTGCTGGATGAGGCGCTGACCAGAGTCGGCACTCAGCCCGGCACGCTGCGAATCAAATGCCCGACCTGCGCCATGCGCTGGGTGTTGCCGCGCATTATCCGGCTGCAAAATGAACGGCCGGAAATGCACATAGAGCTGACCGCTTCGGTGTCGCACGGGCTGGATTTCGGCGCGGAACATTTCGACGCCGCCGTGGTGTTCGGTCAACCGCAGGGGAAAAAGCTGGCGGTACATCATCTGTTCGATGAAATTCTCACGCCGGTCTGCACGCCGATTTACCTGCCCGATTTATGCCGTCCGCCCACGTTGGCCGATCTGGCGGATAAGACGCTGTTGCATCCCACACGCGATCGCCGCGACTGGCTGTTGTGGCTAAAGGCGGCGGGGCAGGAGACGTTGCCCTCCGGCAAGGGGCAGCATTTCGAAACGCTCGATCTGGCGATGAGCGCCGCGCTGCAGGGTTTTGGCATCGCCATCGGCGATTTGTGTTTGCTGGAGGAGGATATTCAGGCGCAGCGTATCGTGACGCCGTTCCCGCTCAGCGTGGTCAGCGGTGCGGCTTACTATTTGGTCTATCCTGAACAGGCAGTGCTGCCGCCGGCCTTAACCGCGCTGGTGGATTTCCTCGGCGATGAGGCGGCGCAAAGCCGTGCCCGGCTGAAAAACTATCGCCCGACCTGCGCTAACAGCTTGTAA
- the bglX gene encoding beta-glucosidase BglX has translation MKWLCVVSMLSGLAISPVFAQESAITQGVNAQQRDAFVSNLMKQMTLEEKIGQLRLISVGPDNPKEAIRDGISKGQIGAIFNTVTRPDIRAMQDQAMQLSRLKIPLFFAYDVVHGQRTVFPISLGLAASFDLEAIALSGRVSAQEASDDGLNMTFSPMVDITRDPRWGRVSEGFGEDTWLVSKIAKVMVGAYQNGDPSKPGSIMASVKHFALYGATEGGRDYNTVDMSPLRMYQDYLPPYKAAVDAGSGGVMVSLNSVNGIPATANPWLLKDLLRDRWGFKGITISDHGAIKELIKHGVAADARDAVRLAITSGVDMSMSDEYYDQYLPGLVKDGLVSESDIDRACRDVLNTKYDMGLFKDPYTHLGPVGSDPQDTNAESRLHRAEARVIARKTMVLLKNDRQTLPLSKQATIALVGPMADSQRDVMGSWSAAGVIKQSVTLREGLESAVGDKAKILYAKGANVTQDKSIIDYLNEYEPAVVFDTRPPQQMIDEAVQAAKKADVVVAVVGESQGMAHEASSRADITIPQSQRDLISALKATGKPLVLVLMNGRPLALSWESQQADAMLETWYSGTEGGNAVADVLFGDYNPSGKLPMTFPRSVGQIPMYYNHLNTGRPFGKENPGKYTSRYFDSPNGPLYPFGYGLSYTSFSLSDLKLSRPTMARNGKITASVTLKNTGKYDGATVVQLYLQDVTASVSRPVKELRNFKKVMLKAGQAQTVELPITEEDLKFYNASLKWGAEPGKFNVMVGLDSDNVQAQSFTLK, from the coding sequence ATGAAATGGCTTTGTGTGGTGAGTATGTTGTCCGGTCTGGCCATCAGCCCGGTTTTTGCGCAGGAAAGCGCCATAACGCAAGGTGTTAATGCCCAGCAGCGCGATGCCTTTGTCTCCAACCTGATGAAGCAGATGACGCTGGAGGAAAAAATCGGCCAGCTGCGCTTAATCAGCGTCGGTCCGGACAACCCGAAAGAGGCGATCCGCGACGGCATCAGCAAGGGACAAATCGGCGCCATCTTCAACACCGTCACCCGGCCGGATATCCGTGCCATGCAGGATCAGGCGATGCAGCTCAGCCGCCTGAAAATCCCGCTGTTCTTTGCCTATGATGTGGTGCACGGCCAGCGCACCGTGTTCCCGATCAGCCTCGGGTTGGCGGCCAGCTTTGATCTGGAAGCCATCGCACTCAGCGGTCGGGTGTCGGCGCAGGAAGCCAGCGACGACGGCCTGAACATGACTTTCTCGCCGATGGTCGATATCACCCGAGATCCGCGCTGGGGTCGGGTCTCTGAAGGTTTCGGTGAAGACACCTGGCTGGTCTCCAAAATCGCCAAGGTTATGGTGGGCGCCTATCAAAACGGTGACCCGTCCAAACCCGGCTCGATCATGGCCAGCGTGAAGCACTTCGCACTGTACGGCGCCACCGAAGGCGGTCGCGACTACAATACCGTCGACATGAGCCCGTTGCGGATGTATCAGGACTATCTGCCACCTTATAAAGCGGCAGTGGATGCCGGCAGCGGTGGCGTTATGGTGTCGCTCAATTCGGTGAATGGCATCCCGGCTACTGCTAACCCGTGGCTGCTGAAGGACCTGCTGCGCGATCGGTGGGGCTTCAAGGGCATCACCATCAGCGACCACGGTGCGATTAAAGAGCTGATAAAACACGGTGTGGCTGCGGACGCGCGTGATGCAGTACGACTGGCGATCACCTCTGGCGTCGACATGAGCATGAGCGACGAATATTACGACCAATACCTGCCGGGGCTGGTGAAAGACGGGCTGGTGTCGGAAAGCGACATTGACCGTGCCTGTCGCGACGTGTTGAACACCAAATATGATATGGGCCTGTTTAAAGACCCTTACACCCATCTTGGCCCGGTCGGTTCCGACCCGCAGGACACCAATGCCGAAAGCCGCCTGCACCGTGCCGAAGCGCGCGTGATCGCACGTAAAACCATGGTGCTGCTGAAGAATGACCGGCAGACATTGCCGCTGAGCAAGCAGGCGACCATTGCGCTGGTCGGGCCGATGGCCGACAGCCAGCGTGACGTGATGGGCAGCTGGTCGGCGGCCGGGGTGATTAAACAGTCGGTGACCCTCCGTGAAGGGCTGGAAAGTGCGGTGGGCGACAAGGCGAAAATTCTCTACGCCAAAGGGGCCAACGTCACTCAGGACAAGAGCATTATCGACTACCTGAACGAGTATGAGCCGGCGGTGGTGTTTGACACCCGTCCACCGCAGCAGATGATTGACGAAGCGGTGCAGGCGGCGAAGAAAGCCGACGTGGTGGTGGCGGTAGTGGGGGAATCGCAGGGCATGGCGCATGAAGCTTCCAGCCGGGCCGATATCACCATTCCTCAAAGCCAGCGTGATTTGATCTCCGCGCTGAAAGCCACCGGCAAGCCATTGGTCTTGGTGCTGATGAACGGCCGTCCGCTGGCGCTGAGTTGGGAAAGCCAGCAGGCGGATGCGATGCTGGAAACCTGGTACAGCGGCACCGAAGGCGGTAATGCGGTTGCCGACGTGCTGTTCGGCGATTACAACCCGTCGGGCAAGTTACCGATGACTTTCCCGCGTTCGGTCGGTCAGATCCCGATGTACTACAACCACCTGAACACCGGCCGTCCGTTCGGCAAGGAAAACCCGGGCAAGTACACCTCGCGCTACTTTGATTCGCCGAACGGGCCGCTATATCCCTTCGGTTATGGCCTGAGCTACACCAGCTTCAGCCTGTCGGACCTGAAACTTTCCAGACCGACAATGGCGCGCAACGGCAAGATCACCGCCAGCGTCACGCTGAAGAACACCGGTAAATATGATGGCGCTACCGTAGTGCAACTGTATCTGCAGGACGTGACCGCCTCGGTCAGCCGTCCGGTAAAAGAGCTGCGCAACTTTAAGAAAGTGATGCTGAAAGCGGGCCAGGCGCAGACCGTTGAGCTGCCGATCACCGAAGAGGATCTCAAGTTCTATAACGCCAGCCTGAAATGGGGCGCGGAACCGGGCAAGTTTAACGTGATGGTAGGTCTGGATTCTGACAACGTTCAGGCACAGAGCTTTACGCTGAAGTAG
- a CDS encoding ABC transporter substrate-binding protein, which produces MFKRLLLIFILFSSAAQADRQVTDQLNRQVTLPDTITRAVVLQHQTLNLLVQLDALPQVVGVLSSWKKQLGPNYLRRAPGLAKMPMPGDLTSVNIESLLSLHPQVVFVANYAPPEMIAQIERAGIPVVAISLRREAADQAGKMNPVLNDEDQAYNLGLQDGIRLIGTVMGHQPQAEAMIQDVFQQRTLVADRLRDLPADQRVRVYMANPDLTTYGSGKYTGLMMQHAGALNVAAKDIQGFKQVSIEDVLKWNPAVIFVQERYPEVVQQILSSPQWQGIDAVKNKRVYLMPEYAKAWGYPMPEALALGELWMAKKLYPQRFSDVNLQQRVDAYYRQYYRSSCCQSEQ; this is translated from the coding sequence ATGTTCAAACGCTTGTTGCTGATTTTTATTCTTTTCTCTTCCGCCGCGCAGGCGGATCGCCAGGTCACCGACCAACTCAACAGACAGGTCACATTACCCGATACCATTACCCGTGCGGTGGTGTTGCAACACCAGACGCTGAACCTGCTGGTGCAGCTCGATGCACTGCCGCAGGTGGTGGGGGTGCTCAGCAGCTGGAAGAAACAGCTGGGGCCAAATTATCTGCGGCGGGCACCTGGGTTGGCGAAGATGCCGATGCCGGGCGATCTCACCTCGGTGAACATCGAAAGCCTGCTCAGCCTGCACCCGCAGGTGGTGTTTGTCGCTAACTATGCGCCGCCGGAAATGATTGCCCAGATTGAACGGGCCGGTATTCCGGTGGTGGCTATTTCGTTACGCCGTGAGGCGGCGGATCAGGCCGGGAAAATGAACCCGGTACTCAATGATGAAGATCAGGCCTATAACCTTGGCCTGCAGGACGGTATCCGCCTGATCGGCACGGTAATGGGGCACCAGCCGCAGGCAGAGGCGATGATCCAGGACGTTTTTCAGCAGAGAACGCTGGTGGCCGACCGGCTGCGAGACCTGCCTGCGGACCAACGGGTTCGGGTGTATATGGCCAATCCGGATTTAACCACTTATGGATCGGGCAAATACACCGGACTGATGATGCAGCATGCCGGTGCGCTAAACGTGGCGGCGAAGGATATTCAGGGTTTTAAGCAGGTATCGATTGAAGACGTGCTGAAATGGAACCCGGCGGTGATTTTCGTACAGGAGCGTTATCCCGAGGTGGTGCAGCAAATCCTCAGTTCGCCGCAGTGGCAGGGGATTGACGCGGTAAAAAATAAACGCGTCTATCTGATGCCGGAATACGCCAAAGCCTGGGGCTACCCGATGCCGGAAGCGTTGGCGCTGGGTGAACTTTGGATGGCGAAAAAGCTGTATCCGCAGCGTTTTAGCGACGTTAATTTGCAACAGCGGGTGGATGCCTATTACCGGCAGTATTATCGCAGCAGCTGTTGCCAGAGCGAGCAATGA